From the Drechmeria coniospora strain ARSEF 6962 chromosome 02, whole genome shotgun sequence genome, the window TTGGGCCGGATTTTGTTCCAACGTACGAAAAGTTGAGCTTGTGAGTGTAAAACCCAATCATTGTGCAATTTGTGCCTCGAATTGATAATAACAGTATACAGCAAGCATCTTGGATGTGAATCAGGCAGTCAAGGAGGCTATTCCGACAGACCACAATCGTTGTCATCATACGACCACATGCGTAGCCCAGTTCATGCTTGTTGTCGACTGGATGAATCATTCTGACAGAATAGTTCAACGTCTTGGTATCCAATGCGACAGCCAAAACGAGGAGAATATTGGTCCGCATCATCTCGTTTACCAAGGTGAAACCAGTCGCCCTGCAATATCTTCCAAGACGACGGATATGGTCAGCGGATATGCTTGACTAAAGTCCTCACATTCATTTGATGACTTTCCCCAAGGCGCCATAGTATTGCTGCAGTGTGATTCTTCCCCTCACGCAATCCATCATAGCGAGGGTGCAGCGCTGCCTTGCCTTGTTGCATTCTCCACCTTGGAGTCGCCGGTCGTCAAGGCTTACCCGGAACAGCGTCTTCTCTTTACCGAAGACGGCCACTAAGCCCGGTTTTTACATTGGCAAAGTGCTGTCAGAAAACGTGATCCCGAACACCGGCCTTTACTGACAGAAGCTACATCTGAGATTCTGCATGCAAGGAACGTGGCTTTCTTTACTGGAATCAGAATTTGTCAAAGTCACTCCAAGAATTATGCTCATTTGATCGGCCGAACTACGCATAGTATTATTGGCTGAGAAAGGCCTCGTCTTGGGAGTGGATACTGGGAACACAATCCATGTCATGTTGAGCATCCCAACCAGACCATTGAGTTCCATTCCTCGCACCATAATCCTCAAACGAGTGCGACGGGACATGGCCAAGTGTCCATTGATTcaagtcgacgaggatgcatGGGAAAGCATGAGATTGCGGAGGAGCGTGGCACGATCTGCTCGGGAGTCTGCTCACAAGCATACCCCTCTCTGAGCAGTGAGAATGGACACAGCTGCCCGTGCTGACCACGACATGGACTAGTTCTGTAGAGGTCCGACGGCATCGCATCTGTTGTCGAAAATACGAGGATTCCAATTTCCTCAACTACCTTGGATGAGAATGTCAAGCACGTCCATGGAGATTTGACTTTGCATTTAGCAGTGCTGGTACACGTGAGAAACGGACAAGAGAAGGGTGGCAGTCCAAACATCCGAGACGCACCTCGACAATAGATTCCCTCTCGCGTTGGTCCACAAGCAAGGGGGCTTGGCAGGCTTCGGCCCCTTCACTCTCATTCTGAAGGGATTGCTGCGGGCCGGGGGTCTGCTATCGGCCACGGAAACCAGCCCGATTGAAGTTGTATCATGAGTAATCCATCGAGATGTCGGCAGGTATCATGTCAAGTCCCCGGTCTCCATGACGGCCAAGTTGGGTAATTGTCTGATGCGACGACCCGTTGGCTGGATTCATACGATAACGGGCAGCTACCCTGGAGTCCATCGGGTTAAGCACCAGGAGGATCCGGATGTCAACTGGTACGATTTGCCCTGCCTGCTGCGCACGGGTGACATGACTTTATGTTTGTTATTTTATCAGGAAAATGCGGTGACATGCTATTATCAGCGTCGGTCCACACGATCGTCCGAGCGAGTGTACACGAAACCCACGACACCAAGATGCAGGCGGAGACAAATAGGCATCATCTCGGCCAGTCGATTAATGGATAGAAGTGGTCCATGATCAAACCGCGAGAGGTCTAGTGTCAGAAGCAGGGCATACAAGGAACATGACGGCCGTATACCAACAATCTGgcgcacgtacttgtactgtgaGTCAAGCAGAGCTTCTTACATGTTACGATGGAAATAAATCTCCTGACCCGTTTTCGAAGGAATTCCAGACCAATTGGCAATTCCCGATTACTAGGTGCTTGCGTAACACTGGTGACGAGTCGCTCGGAATGTGGGGGGTGGAGTGGAGGCCAAGTCGACGAGCGTTGCGTGTCAAGGGCACGTCAGTTACGTTTTTAACTTTCAGTGCATGCTTAGCCTTTAAAGTAGGCCGGGAGTTTGCCAGCGACGGCTTGTTGCGATGATGGCGGCAAGCTTTGGTTCTCACGGCGCCGTCACTAGACCCCGAGGAGCCAATAATGACGCCGGTATTGGAGAGTCGAGACGCGTTATCCAAGACCCTAGGTTTGGAATCGTTGCTTGCCTCGACATTCTGGTGCCAGGATGACGACTGGACTTGGCAGCTGCCCTGGCGCACGCCATGTGATGTATGCAACACGCGGAAGCTGGTTGTTATCCTCCTCGGATCCGGCAGAGCACAGAGACATCTTGTGTATAAGTACTCTGGGTAACTCGCACCCGAGTTTGATCTCGACCACATACACACAAAATGCGGTTCCAAAGCCTCGCTGCCTGCACCTTCGGCCTGCTGGCCAGTCGAGGCCTTGGCCATCCCGGACACGATGCCAACGAGGAGAGAGCTGAGCGCCTCGGCTTCCTTAGCTCTTCCGGAAAACGCTCGCTCGACCACTGCGCCGAGAAGCTGGCCCTTCGCGGCGTTGAGAAGCGAAACGTTCTTCGCCGGTCGCAGCGGACCAACGCGGCTCGTGTCAAGCGCTCCCTCTCCGCGAgggacgtcgacgcggcccTGAACAAGTCCCACGACGACACATCCCTCGGCTACACGGTCGACACGGACCCCGCGACACTGTTCTCGGGCAACAGATCGTGCGTGCTCACGCCCGAGGTTACCCAGGGACCCTATTGTAGCACCCCCACCCCTCCTCGACTCGTTGAAGCGGCGTCCCCTGACCATGCGGCATAGACGTCTCGGGTGAACGCGTTCGGGAAaacatcgtcgacggccaggacggcATCAGCCTTTTTCTCGACTTGCAGGTCATCGACGTTGAAACGTGCGAGCCCGTCCCCGACGTATACGTCGAGATCTGGCACTGCAACTCCACCGGCGTATACTCCGGGGTTGTTGCTCAAGGCAACGGTAACTCGCAGGATGCATCAAACATCAACAATACGTTCCTCCGCGGCATCCAGGCAACCGACGCGGACGGCGTCGCCAACTTCGAGTCTCTCATGCCGGGTCATTACACGGGACGCACCACGCACGTACACGTCATGGTCCACACCAACGCGACGCTGTACAAGAACGAGACCTTGGGTAATCAGATTCACGCCAGTCACGTTGGACAGGTATTCTTCGACCAGGAGCTTATAACCGCCATCGAAGCCATCGAGCCGTACAGCAGCAACACGCAGCAGCTCACGACCAATGCCGAAGACAGCATCTTCGCCCAGGAAGCAGGCACCAGCGGCGTTGATCCCATTATGCAGTACACGCGGCTGGGAGACGACCTCAACAGTGGCATTTTCGCATGGATAGCCTTTGGCATCAACACGTCGTACTCGGGCGTCGTAACGCCAGCCGTCTTCTTGTACGACTCAGGCGGTGTGGAAAACCAGGATTCCGGCATGGGAggcggctccggcggccCGGGTGGGGCGCCGCCCGCCGGAACACCTCCTGACGGCGGTCCCAGAGGAGGCTCAGCATCTACTGCTGTGACTGCGGCCGGCACGGTGACCGGTTCATCATCATCCAGAGTGAACGCCTCAAACGCAGCCGGGATATCGTCGAGTCCGAGTGGCTCAAATGTATCGCCAACGTCGGGGACGACACAGGTATTAT encodes:
- a CDS encoding hypothetical protein (related to protocatechuate 3,4-dioxygenase beta subunit); protein product: MRFQSLAACTFGLLASRGLGHPGHDANEERAERLGFLSSSGKRSLDHCAEKLALRGVEKRNVLRRSQRTNAARVKRSLSARDVDAALNKSHDDTSLGYTVDTDPATLFSGNRSCVLTPEVTQGPYYVSGERVRENIVDGQDGISLFLDLQVIDVETCEPVPDVYVEIWHCNSTGVYSGVVAQGNGNSQDASNINNTFLRGIQATDADGVANFESLMPGHYTGRTTHVHVMVHTNATLYKNETLGNQIHASHVGQVFFDQELITAIEAIEPYSSNTQQLTTNAEDSIFAQEAGTSGVDPIMQYTRLGDDLNSGIFAWIAFGINTSYSGVVTPAVFLYDSGGVENQDSGMGGGSGGPGGAPPAGTPPDGGPRGGSASTAVTAAGTVTGSSSSRVNASNAAGISSSPSGSNVSPTSGTTQVLSEARGIFALLPMVATLALLPRLV